In Alphaproteobacteria bacterium, a single genomic region encodes these proteins:
- a CDS encoding isochorismatase family protein: MSTLDKTSTGIGKKPALLVVDASVGFTDPNCALGGNFDSEVGVIKKLADRFRELGLPIFFTTVAYDRPEQASVFRTKLPALDLLEKGSELVEIDPRLEPRPDEAVVVKYWPSAFFGTGLKEQMEALGVDTVFVTGFTTSGCVRASGVDSLSSNFKTIVVEDGCGDRDPPAHKANLYDLNQKYADVIASSEALKLLDLVTA, encoded by the coding sequence ATGTCAACCTTGGACAAGACCTCCACGGGGATCGGGAAGAAACCGGCGCTTCTCGTCGTTGATGCCTCTGTCGGGTTCACCGATCCGAATTGCGCCCTGGGCGGAAATTTCGACAGTGAAGTCGGTGTCATCAAGAAACTGGCCGACCGCTTTCGCGAACTTGGCCTGCCGATATTTTTTACCACCGTGGCCTACGACAGACCGGAACAGGCCAGCGTTTTTCGGACCAAGCTGCCTGCCCTGGATCTGCTGGAAAAGGGCAGTGAGCTCGTCGAAATCGATCCGCGCCTGGAACCGCGTCCGGACGAGGCGGTTGTGGTCAAATACTGGCCGAGCGCCTTTTTCGGGACCGGCCTGAAGGAACAAATGGAAGCACTTGGCGTCGATACCGTGTTTGTGACCGGATTCACGACGAGCGGTTGCGTCCGGGCGTCTGGCGTCGATTCGCTGTCTTCAAATTTCAAGACCATCGTGGTCGAGGATGGCTGCGGGGATCGCGATCCGCCTGCTCATAAGGCCAATCTCTACGACCTCAACCAGAAATATGCGGACGTTATTGCGTCGTCGGAAGCGCTCAAGCTGCTCGACCTCGTCACGGCGTAG
- a CDS encoding hydantoinase B/oxoprolinase family protein — MSAKVTAKNIDTITVDIIENALRNARHEMDAMLFRTALSPVIREQHDSFPMICDGEGKMIVGQFGSYIPGLLRDFEEDIGEEDVILINDPYLCGGSVSHLNDHLVLVPIYYKGERIGFTSMFGHLMDVGGIVAGSMPVTASTVYAEGIRIPPVKIVRDGKDNKDLFKVLMHNSRTPRENYSDIQALIASCRIGAQRVLDLVERFGLETYLAGCEALLERTNKMMRELIVKNLPEEPVSFEDYLDDDGVGNGPFKMKLTLWREGHEAYFDWSGTSGQSPGPINFYLSEEMFKMFIGIYLIMVYDPAIMFNDGFYPLLHVNIPEGSMLKPKFPAALGCRTHALARLFDVLGGALVANAPAFGTAAGYGDSPYFIYSGHRKDDGEYFHLMEILYGGIPGRPVGDGMDGHSWWPEFVNIPNEYLEIYYPLRVERYTSRIDSGGAGLNRGGNGIEKLYTCLEDGFVSIHDDRARIPPWGINGGLHGEFSQKVLIRTDGSREDLPTKIDNVPVKAGDQILFITAGGGGWGDPLERDAAKVGLDVARLLVTPEKAARDYGVILGKDGRPDLAATEARRAELREARGDVRKFDFGRELAIAAVE; from the coding sequence ATGTCTGCCAAGGTGACCGCCAAGAATATCGACACGATTACCGTCGATATCATAGAGAACGCATTGCGGAATGCGCGGCACGAGATGGACGCGATGCTGTTTCGTACGGCGCTCTCGCCCGTTATCCGGGAGCAGCACGATTCCTTCCCCATGATCTGTGATGGCGAGGGCAAAATGATCGTGGGCCAGTTCGGGTCCTATATTCCGGGTCTGCTACGTGATTTTGAGGAGGATATAGGGGAAGAGGACGTCATCCTCATCAACGACCCCTATCTGTGCGGCGGGTCCGTCTCTCATTTGAATGATCATCTGGTCCTGGTGCCGATTTATTACAAGGGTGAGCGAATCGGTTTTACCTCGATGTTCGGCCATCTCATGGATGTAGGTGGCATCGTGGCTGGCTCGATGCCGGTAACCGCCTCGACCGTGTATGCGGAGGGCATCCGGATTCCACCAGTCAAGATTGTCAGGGATGGCAAGGATAACAAGGATCTTTTCAAGGTCCTGATGCATAACAGCCGCACGCCGCGCGAGAATTACAGTGATATCCAGGCGCTGATAGCGTCATGCCGGATAGGAGCCCAGCGCGTGCTGGACCTTGTCGAGCGATTCGGACTGGAAACCTATCTCGCCGGGTGCGAGGCGTTGCTCGAACGTACCAACAAGATGATGCGCGAGCTTATCGTCAAGAATCTCCCGGAAGAGCCGGTCTCGTTCGAGGATTATCTCGACGACGATGGCGTCGGAAACGGTCCGTTCAAGATGAAGCTGACCCTTTGGCGGGAAGGGCACGAGGCTTATTTCGACTGGTCGGGGACGTCCGGACAGTCGCCGGGGCCAATCAACTTCTATCTCAGTGAAGAAATGTTCAAGATGTTCATCGGGATTTACCTGATCATGGTGTATGACCCGGCGATCATGTTCAATGACGGCTTCTATCCGCTCCTTCACGTCAATATCCCGGAAGGCTCAATGCTGAAGCCTAAATTTCCCGCGGCGCTTGGGTGCCGGACCCATGCACTGGCGCGGCTATTCGACGTGCTTGGGGGCGCCCTGGTCGCGAATGCCCCCGCCTTCGGGACGGCGGCTGGCTACGGTGATTCGCCCTATTTCATCTATTCCGGACACAGGAAGGATGACGGCGAATATTTCCACCTCATGGAAATTCTCTATGGCGGGATCCCGGGTCGCCCGGTGGGTGACGGGATGGATGGCCATTCCTGGTGGCCGGAATTCGTCAATATTCCGAATGAGTATCTTGAGATCTATTATCCGCTCCGGGTGGAGCGCTACACATCGCGTATCGACAGTGGCGGTGCAGGGCTCAACCGGGGCGGGAACGGGATCGAAAAGCTGTATACCTGCCTCGAGGACGGCTTCGTCTCGATCCACGATGATCGCGCCCGGATCCCCCCCTGGGGCATCAATGGCGGGCTGCACGGCGAGTTCTCGCAGAAAGTGCTGATCCGGACCGACGGGTCCCGGGAAGACCTGCCGACCAAGATCGATAATGTGCCGGTCAAGGCGGGCGACCAGATCCTCTTCATTACCGCCGGCGGCGGCGGCTGGGGCGACCCGCTCGAGCGTGATGCAGCCAAGGTGGGCTTGGATGTGGCCCGGCTTCTGGTGACCCCGGAAAAGGCGGCGCGCGATTACGGGGTGATTCTGGGCAAGGATGGCCGGCCGGACCTGGCGGCGACCGAGGCCCGGCGGGCAGAGCTGCGCGAGGCCCGTGGCGACGTGCGCAAATTCGATTTTGGCCGGGAATTGGCCATCGCGGCCGTAGAATAG
- a CDS encoding hydantoinase/oxoprolinase family protein, which produces MSYVVSVDVGGTFTDLILYDETTKEIHITKTPSTPEDQSIGVVEGIQKICGQAGIDPKQVSNILHGTTVATNAVLEEKGARVGLVVTEGYKQILHVARSWTPGPLAGWMIMQKPDPLAALEDTLEINERIEKNGSVLRELDEAKVEADLKTLIDSGIKALTVGLINSYINSAHEKRIREIAHKIAPDLPISLSSEVLPQFREYERVLTTVMNSYVKPQMRHYLSSLGQRLKSEGSTATLNIVRSDGGLMSAEAAADNPVNTMLSGPSGGVAGAAAIGRISGYPDIISFDMGGTSTDVSLTQGGQPQISRETRVGIYPVRAPSVEVVTIGAGGGSLAHVPITGALRVGPQSAGAVPGPASYGRGGTEPAVTDANLVLGYLPPQLVGGEMTIDVEAAKKAIQEHVADKLGTDVFQAARGIIDIVNENMLGAIRVASVERGHNPRDYALVALGGAGGLHANALSVLSGAWPSIIPASAGVLSALGFLASNIRNEFSKTYITTVSKSDPAALARDLEELGQTGLDWLAGEGVPEDKRQISYQVDMRYLRQGFELPISTTMAEVRDTLDSALVQKFHDEHMRLYRFTVDTEVEVVNLRAIAVGALDRIAFQKGTKGGPDASAAVVDAEHEAYFDGKFVTTPVYDRAKLAPGNRIEGPAVVIQLDSTSLVQPGFHATVDEYFNLVIQPNS; this is translated from the coding sequence ATGAGTTACGTTGTTTCGGTGGATGTGGGCGGGACATTCACGGATCTGATCCTGTACGACGAGACAACCAAGGAAATCCACATCACCAAGACTCCGTCGACGCCGGAAGACCAGTCGATCGGCGTGGTTGAAGGCATCCAGAAAATTTGCGGACAGGCGGGGATAGACCCCAAGCAGGTCAGCAATATCCTGCATGGCACGACGGTGGCCACCAATGCGGTGCTCGAGGAAAAAGGCGCCCGCGTTGGCCTGGTCGTGACCGAGGGCTACAAGCAGATCCTTCATGTCGCCCGCTCCTGGACGCCAGGTCCCCTGGCCGGCTGGATGATCATGCAAAAACCGGATCCTTTGGCGGCCCTCGAAGACACGCTGGAAATCAATGAGAGGATCGAGAAGAACGGGTCTGTCCTGCGGGAGCTCGACGAGGCCAAAGTCGAGGCCGACCTGAAGACTCTGATCGACAGCGGGATCAAGGCCCTTACGGTGGGCCTGATCAACAGTTATATCAACTCGGCGCATGAGAAACGCATCCGGGAAATTGCGCACAAAATCGCGCCGGATCTTCCCATCTCGCTGTCGAGTGAGGTTCTGCCGCAATTCCGCGAATACGAGCGTGTCCTGACGACGGTAATGAACAGCTACGTCAAACCGCAGATGCGCCACTATCTGTCCAGCCTTGGCCAGCGCCTGAAATCGGAAGGCAGCACGGCGACCCTCAACATCGTCCGATCGGACGGCGGGCTGATGAGCGCGGAGGCGGCCGCTGATAATCCGGTGAACACCATGCTGTCCGGTCCCTCGGGCGGGGTCGCGGGGGCGGCGGCCATCGGTCGCATATCGGGTTATCCGGACATCATTTCCTTCGATATGGGCGGGACGTCGACCGATGTCTCTTTGACCCAGGGAGGGCAGCCGCAAATCTCTCGCGAAACCAGGGTCGGTATTTACCCGGTGCGGGCTCCCTCGGTGGAGGTTGTGACCATCGGCGCTGGCGGCGGTTCGCTTGCTCATGTGCCGATCACGGGAGCGCTTCGGGTAGGGCCGCAAAGCGCCGGGGCTGTACCCGGGCCGGCCAGTTACGGGCGGGGAGGCACAGAGCCCGCCGTGACGGACGCCAATCTGGTGTTGGGTTATTTGCCGCCGCAACTCGTCGGAGGCGAAATGACGATCGATGTGGAAGCCGCCAAGAAGGCCATTCAGGAACATGTGGCGGACAAGCTTGGCACCGATGTGTTTCAGGCGGCGCGCGGAATCATCGATATCGTGAATGAAAACATGCTGGGCGCGATCCGTGTCGCCTCGGTCGAGCGGGGCCATAACCCGCGCGACTACGCGCTAGTGGCGCTTGGCGGCGCCGGCGGCCTGCATGCAAATGCCCTGTCGGTTCTGTCGGGTGCCTGGCCTTCCATTATCCCGGCGTCGGCCGGTGTCCTCTCGGCCCTGGGATTTCTCGCCTCCAACATCCGCAACGAATTCTCCAAGACCTACATCACGACTGTCTCCAAATCCGATCCTGCAGCTCTGGCTCGGGACCTGGAGGAACTGGGACAGACGGGACTCGACTGGCTGGCGGGCGAAGGCGTGCCCGAAGACAAGCGCCAAATCAGTTATCAGGTCGATATGCGATATCTGCGCCAGGGATTTGAGTTGCCGATCAGCACGACGATGGCCGAGGTACGCGACACGCTTGATTCGGCGCTTGTCCAGAAATTCCATGATGAGCATATGCGCCTTTACCGGTTTACGGTGGATACGGAAGTGGAGGTCGTCAATCTTCGCGCTATCGCGGTCGGAGCCTTGGACCGGATTGCCTTTCAGAAGGGCACCAAGGGAGGGCCGGATGCGAGTGCAGCGGTTGTCGATGCCGAGCATGAGGCCTATTTCGATGGCAAGTTCGTGACCACGCCTGTCTACGACCGCGCCAAACTGGCTCCCGGCAACAGGATTGAGGGGCCGGCCGTCGTCATCCAGCTCGACAGCACCTCTCTTGTGCAGCCCGGATTTCATGCGACAGTGGACGAATATTTTAACCTGGTAATCCAGCCCAACAGCTAA
- a CDS encoding DUF1302 family protein, protein MSNKLVNALRGAAALALVVSVPTVSTAADLDILKVSGYIRQALQLNLSDANETAVNDRWDLSMSRTTVRVDVEAELPNVTFVGIFRASREVETNYLKRLNALKDANTQLFGGLAFALAGSPGTVPAGSLDLEEYYDTEDMRELYAEFDVTDRISVRVGKQQVAFGETDFFQANDILHGFDWTWRSFLETENEELRKPLTMVNATVQVPELSGKLQLIYGPGDINPNGAFGTELDIFGGRFAGQPNKGLSFLDTTITPYNYNHSKGDTDEDFWAVRWSGYSFDINYSLMYVRQVTPTPIVVGNPNLLPLVVNALSGGAVPVDPTETAFMNSGDIPFEGTTCAQGATGPACYGETVYPFVNTYGGTASYYDAFTDAVYSTELSYIVDKPFQSGRFCSFCTGVSGFVGLARAIRKDEMSLMLRGDKLLYLSDYIGTHRASFLSIQVFNRWLPDFEKNDQLTVGPGFGQPKKRWETTATAILAMNYLNDRINPTLAFGYDVSYGSAFFIPSVNLVQGDAWRLLIEADLFFANDDRKSGETAANEQEDNIIGSFNQNNQLYIRLTRQF, encoded by the coding sequence ATGTCCAACAAACTCGTCAACGCCCTCCGTGGGGCCGCGGCTCTGGCGCTCGTCGTCAGCGTCCCGACGGTTTCCACGGCGGCGGACCTCGATATCCTGAAGGTCTCCGGCTATATCCGGCAAGCGCTGCAGCTTAATCTGAGCGATGCCAACGAGACGGCCGTCAACGACCGCTGGGATCTCAGCATGTCGCGCACCACGGTGCGCGTCGATGTGGAAGCCGAGCTTCCGAACGTCACCTTCGTCGGTATCTTCCGCGCCTCGCGCGAGGTTGAGACGAACTATCTCAAGCGTCTTAACGCGCTTAAGGACGCCAACACGCAGTTGTTCGGCGGCCTGGCCTTCGCGCTTGCAGGTTCGCCCGGCACAGTGCCGGCCGGCTCGCTCGACCTTGAAGAATACTACGACACCGAAGACATGCGCGAACTCTATGCCGAGTTCGACGTGACCGACCGGATCTCTGTCCGCGTTGGTAAACAGCAGGTCGCCTTCGGTGAAACCGACTTCTTCCAGGCGAACGACATCCTGCATGGCTTCGACTGGACATGGCGGTCCTTCCTTGAGACGGAAAACGAAGAACTTCGTAAGCCGCTCACGATGGTCAACGCCACCGTTCAGGTGCCCGAGCTCTCCGGTAAGCTGCAGCTCATCTACGGCCCCGGCGACATCAACCCGAACGGCGCCTTCGGCACCGAGCTCGACATCTTCGGTGGCCGTTTCGCTGGCCAGCCGAACAAGGGGCTGAGCTTCCTCGACACCACCATCACCCCGTACAACTACAACCACTCCAAGGGTGACACGGACGAGGATTTCTGGGCCGTCCGCTGGTCGGGCTACTCCTTCGACATCAACTACTCGCTGATGTACGTCCGCCAGGTTACGCCGACCCCGATCGTGGTCGGTAACCCGAACCTGCTGCCGCTGGTCGTGAACGCCCTGTCGGGCGGCGCGGTGCCGGTCGATCCGACCGAGACCGCGTTCATGAACTCCGGCGACATCCCGTTCGAGGGCACGACCTGCGCCCAGGGTGCGACGGGTCCCGCCTGCTACGGCGAGACCGTCTATCCCTTCGTGAATACCTACGGCGGTACGGCGTCTTACTACGATGCCTTCACCGACGCGGTGTACTCGACGGAGCTCTCCTACATCGTCGACAAGCCGTTCCAGTCGGGCCGTTTCTGCTCGTTCTGCACGGGTGTCAGCGGCTTCGTGGGCCTCGCCCGCGCGATCCGCAAGGATGAGATGAGCTTGATGCTCCGTGGCGACAAGCTGCTGTATCTCTCCGACTACATCGGCACGCACCGCGCGTCGTTCCTGTCGATCCAGGTGTTCAACCGCTGGCTGCCCGACTTCGAGAAGAACGATCAGCTGACGGTGGGCCCCGGCTTCGGCCAGCCGAAGAAGCGTTGGGAAACGACGGCAACCGCCATCCTGGCCATGAACTACTTGAACGACCGGATCAACCCGACCCTGGCGTTCGGATATGACGTGTCCTACGGCAGTGCCTTCTTCATCCCGAGCGTCAACCTTGTTCAGGGCGACGCCTGGCGGTTGCTCATCGAGGCGGACCTCTTCTTCGCCAATGATGACCGCAAGAGCGGTGAAACGGCAGCGAACGAGCAGGAAGACAACATCATCGGCTCGTTCAACCAGAACAACCAGCTGTACATCCGTCTGACCCGCCAGTTCTAA
- a CDS encoding MMPL family transporter, with amino-acid sequence MIEKLIAFCVRHRIAVTGLLVLITAALGISAFNIQIRTVFSDLMPQDHAYIKTHEQFKTTFGGSNMVSIMLEVDDKDETIFQIPVLTRIKEIQDSLQFVSGVNQFQIISLAASKLREVRASSQGIETRPLMWPDLPETQDEINNLRDAVLENTLVYGRYVSRDLNAALITVDFIDRLVDYDTNFAQIRAIIDDARYETVINRNLSAEALGIGDEATATITATLADRPDGENEYLDIKGQYVPIGLEISGLGTKEVSISGTAKAGDFVLMAQSLTYRNEAEQPGMESIRTIDMTITEGEEVRSLPTVGLRIVPTPVERVTPGEVGADVDVVTDYALDSGITYRVVGDPILFGWINYYLPQTLLISALTLGGLFLVLFFLTRSWRGSVLPLLSGVVSAIWALGIANLMGYNFDPLAVVLAFLITARAISHSVQLINRFDQEYEGANPSPKEAAQTTLNSLFRPGMLGLATDAGAMLVVSLTPIPILEKIALVGTMWLGTIAITAFIMTPVLLSWVWKPGTFALKLNTEKAIHVFMDGAAYITNTRGHRLTALAVAGVIFVVSGIYATNIKVGDANPGSPILWQDHEYNKDWNRINEVFQGSDRMFVVVKGEDFDALKEPVVLANINRFQRYMEAMPEIGGSIALTDVVPIIKRQIFEGNPHYEELGDYKAMNGELMYLFVSGSSPGDLDRYSDARFQNGAVTFFFRDRQGDTIRNAIGRIKEFVAENPMISEEGDTLARYQLAGGLIGALAAVNEVILQGQIQSIALALLIVVLLCAGTYRSATAGMFFMVPILLSNTVTFSFMAYKGIGMNINTVPVAALGIGLGVDYAIYIIDMIKQELKRQDTVDIAVRKALHGCGRAVFVTALTLIVAMLTWLLSDLRFQAEMGELMALWLGVSATAALVLMPSMAVVLKPKFIFEGSKAAVAD; translated from the coding sequence GTGATCGAGAAACTTATTGCTTTCTGTGTTCGGCACCGCATCGCCGTGACCGGACTCCTGGTGCTGATAACGGCGGCGCTTGGCATCTCCGCTTTCAACATTCAGATCAGGACAGTCTTCAGCGACCTGATGCCGCAGGATCACGCGTACATCAAGACGCACGAGCAGTTTAAAACCACGTTCGGCGGCTCGAACATGGTCAGCATCATGCTGGAAGTCGATGACAAGGATGAGACGATCTTCCAAATACCGGTGCTGACGCGCATCAAGGAGATTCAGGACAGCCTGCAATTTGTTTCCGGTGTTAACCAGTTTCAGATCATCTCGCTCGCTGCAAGCAAGCTGAGAGAGGTGCGGGCCAGTTCGCAGGGTATCGAGACGCGTCCTCTCATGTGGCCGGACCTGCCCGAGACGCAGGACGAGATAAACAATCTTCGCGACGCTGTGCTGGAAAATACACTCGTCTACGGCCGCTATGTGTCGCGCGACCTCAACGCCGCCCTGATCACAGTCGATTTCATTGACCGGCTTGTCGATTACGATACGAACTTCGCCCAGATCCGCGCGATTATCGACGACGCGCGCTATGAGACGGTCATCAACCGGAACCTGAGCGCCGAAGCGCTCGGGATCGGTGATGAGGCCACGGCGACGATTACGGCGACGCTCGCCGACCGCCCGGATGGCGAGAATGAATATCTCGATATCAAGGGACAGTATGTTCCGATCGGGCTTGAAATCTCTGGCCTGGGGACGAAGGAAGTTTCCATCAGCGGCACGGCGAAAGCTGGCGATTTTGTTCTGATGGCCCAGTCTCTGACCTACCGGAACGAGGCGGAACAGCCTGGAATGGAGTCCATCCGCACCATCGACATGACGATCACCGAAGGCGAGGAGGTGCGCAGCCTGCCGACCGTGGGGCTTCGCATTGTGCCGACGCCGGTGGAGCGGGTGACACCGGGCGAGGTGGGCGCGGATGTCGACGTCGTCACCGATTACGCCCTGGACAGCGGAATCACTTACCGCGTCGTTGGTGACCCGATCCTGTTTGGCTGGATCAATTATTATCTGCCTCAGACACTCCTCATTTCGGCGCTGACTCTGGGTGGTCTCTTCCTCGTCCTGTTCTTCCTCACCCGGTCATGGCGGGGCTCCGTTCTGCCGCTCCTTTCCGGTGTGGTCAGTGCTATCTGGGCGCTCGGCATCGCAAATCTGATGGGCTACAACTTTGACCCGCTGGCGGTTGTTCTGGCGTTTCTGATCACGGCGCGGGCGATCTCTCACTCGGTCCAGCTTATCAATCGGTTCGACCAGGAATACGAAGGCGCGAACCCGTCACCGAAAGAGGCCGCACAAACGACGCTCAATTCGCTTTTCCGACCCGGCATGCTGGGGTTGGCGACCGATGCGGGCGCAATGCTCGTCGTGTCGCTTACGCCGATTCCGATCCTGGAAAAGATCGCACTCGTGGGCACGATGTGGCTCGGCACGATTGCCATCACGGCCTTCATCATGACGCCGGTGCTGTTGTCCTGGGTGTGGAAGCCCGGAACCTTCGCGCTGAAGCTGAATACCGAGAAAGCGATCCACGTCTTCATGGATGGGGCGGCTTACATCACCAACACGCGGGGCCACCGTCTGACGGCGCTTGCCGTCGCGGGGGTAATTTTCGTCGTGTCCGGCATCTATGCCACCAACATCAAGGTGGGCGACGCCAATCCGGGCTCGCCGATCCTGTGGCAGGACCACGAGTACAACAAGGACTGGAACCGGATTAACGAGGTCTTCCAGGGCTCCGACCGCATGTTCGTCGTCGTCAAGGGCGAGGATTTCGATGCCTTGAAGGAGCCGGTGGTGCTGGCCAACATCAATCGATTCCAGCGTTATATGGAAGCGATGCCGGAAATCGGCGGCAGTATTGCGCTGACCGATGTGGTTCCGATCATCAAGCGACAGATTTTCGAGGGGAATCCTCATTACGAGGAGCTCGGCGATTACAAGGCGATGAACGGCGAATTGATGTACCTGTTCGTCTCGGGTTCGTCGCCGGGTGACCTCGACCGGTATTCAGACGCACGCTTCCAGAACGGGGCGGTAACGTTCTTCTTCCGCGACCGTCAAGGCGATACCATCCGCAATGCCATCGGCCGGATCAAAGAGTTCGTGGCCGAAAACCCGATGATCAGCGAGGAGGGGGATACCCTCGCCCGCTATCAGCTCGCGGGCGGCCTGATCGGCGCCCTGGCGGCAGTCAACGAGGTGATCCTGCAGGGGCAGATCCAGTCGATCGCTCTGGCGCTCCTGATCGTCGTCCTGCTCTGTGCCGGCACATACCGTTCGGCGACGGCCGGGATGTTCTTCATGGTTCCGATTCTGCTGTCGAACACGGTCACGTTCAGCTTCATGGCCTATAAGGGCATCGGCATGAACATCAATACCGTGCCGGTGGCGGCGCTGGGTATCGGGCTCGGCGTTGATTATGCGATCTACATCATCGACATGATCAAACAGGAACTGAAACGGCAGGACACGGTCGATATTGCAGTGCGAAAGGCGCTGCACGGGTGCGGCCGCGCCGTGTTCGTGACGGCCCTGACGCTGATCGTGGCAATGCTGACCTGGCTGTTGTCGGACCTGAGATTCCAGGCGGAAATGGGCGAGCTGATGGCCCTCTGGCTGGGTGTTTCGGCGACGGCGGCGCTCGTTCTCATGCCGTCGATGGCGGTGGTCCTTAAGCCGAAATTCATCTTCGAGGGCTCTAAAGCGGCTGTTGCAGATTAG
- a CDS encoding YCF48-related protein — MVLSRALNVVAAVAPWLIIGGLLYAALFVEPEAVVRDLPEPALGSRDFYYGVAHPAEDVVWLAGTWGKVIRSNDGGETWTIQKTPTRENLQSIVAWDNERAAAVGNEGVAIRTEDGGKTWVEVTEIPKSKDRNKLVSLRKRGAGEAWAVGLGNAILRTADYGKTWQRMAEERDKVWTDIAFPGDRVYLVGEFGATMHSDDGGETWVEGQAPVSATLNSVAFRNATHGIAVGGEGDVVITSDGGDSWAKVPSVIERHLYDVTWLNDHWFAVGDKGRYVKGKGPNWEGGRLSLNDLSWHTRIAVTNGTAYITGASAGLWTGEEWARWSDEGLGVREPAVTVSVAEFAAPKPVH; from the coding sequence ATGGTATTGAGCAGAGCCTTGAACGTGGTTGCGGCCGTGGCGCCGTGGCTGATTATCGGTGGTTTGCTGTACGCAGCACTGTTTGTTGAGCCTGAGGCTGTCGTCCGGGACCTGCCCGAACCGGCACTCGGCAGCCGCGATTTCTACTACGGCGTCGCCCATCCCGCCGAGGACGTGGTCTGGCTGGCGGGGACCTGGGGTAAAGTGATCCGGTCCAATGATGGCGGTGAGACCTGGACGATCCAGAAAACGCCGACACGTGAAAATCTTCAATCGATTGTCGCCTGGGACAACGAACGGGCTGCCGCCGTCGGCAATGAGGGCGTCGCTATCCGGACCGAGGATGGCGGCAAGACCTGGGTGGAAGTGACCGAAATCCCGAAGTCGAAGGACCGGAACAAACTGGTCAGCCTGCGCAAGCGTGGCGCCGGCGAGGCCTGGGCCGTCGGCCTCGGCAACGCGATCCTGAGAACAGCGGATTATGGTAAGACCTGGCAGCGCATGGCGGAAGAGCGCGACAAGGTTTGGACCGATATTGCGTTCCCGGGCGACCGCGTTTACCTGGTCGGCGAGTTCGGCGCGACGATGCATTCGGATGACGGCGGCGAAACCTGGGTCGAGGGACAGGCGCCGGTCTCCGCCACCTTGAACTCGGTGGCGTTCCGCAACGCGACCCACGGCATCGCTGTTGGCGGTGAGGGTGACGTAGTCATCACCAGTGACGGCGGTGATAGCTGGGCGAAAGTGCCGTCAGTGATCGAGCGTCATCTCTACGACGTGACGTGGCTGAACGATCACTGGTTCGCCGTTGGTGACAAGGGGCGTTACGTCAAGGGAAAAGGCCCGAACTGGGAAGGCGGGCGGCTGTCCCTGAACGATCTGTCCTGGCACACGCGGATAGCAGTGACCAATGGGACGGCCTACATTACCGGTGCGAGCGCGGGGTTATGGACAGGGGAAGAGTGGGCCCGTTGGTCCGACGAGGGTCTGGGTGTCAGGGAGCCGGCCGTGACCGTCTCCGTGGCGGAATTCGCCGCACCTAAACCCGTCCACTAA
- a CDS encoding hydroxymethylglutaryl-CoA lyase: MSEKVIVNEVGPRDGLQNQAVLVPASDKLALIGSLVDAGLRHIEATSFVSPKAVPQMADADEVFRNLPNEDRIEYAALVLNEKGYERAVDAGAKVLAVALSATETMSRKNNNKSLGESRTLYGGLMRRARDEGFRGTAYISVALGCPYEGDVAPELVCELAEEMLEKGAHLVVIADTIGSGNPSQVDRLFGLLGRRTDMSLVAGHFHDTRALALANTWAALQQGVRRFDSSVGGLGGCPFAPGAAGNVATEDLVTMLHQCGFETGIDVTKLLSTVSAVEKMVKRSLGGRMVPWIESQQTVGGSSRVGS, encoded by the coding sequence ATGAGTGAGAAAGTCATCGTCAACGAGGTTGGGCCGCGCGACGGGCTCCAGAATCAGGCTGTCCTGGTGCCGGCCTCCGACAAGCTGGCCCTTATCGGCTCGTTGGTGGATGCCGGCCTGCGGCATATTGAAGCAACGAGTTTCGTGTCGCCCAAGGCGGTCCCCCAGATGGCCGATGCCGACGAGGTTTTCCGCAACCTGCCGAATGAGGACAGGATCGAATACGCTGCCCTTGTACTGAACGAGAAGGGCTATGAGCGGGCGGTCGACGCGGGCGCGAAGGTTCTCGCGGTGGCGCTCAGCGCGACCGAAACCATGAGCCGGAAAAACAACAACAAGAGCCTGGGGGAATCCCGGACGCTTTACGGCGGGCTGATGCGGCGCGCGCGGGACGAGGGATTTCGCGGGACGGCTTATATCTCGGTGGCACTTGGTTGCCCGTATGAAGGGGACGTGGCTCCCGAACTGGTCTGCGAGCTGGCGGAGGAAATGCTGGAAAAGGGCGCGCATCTGGTTGTAATTGCGGATACAATTGGATCAGGAAATCCTTCCCAGGTCGATCGGCTTTTCGGCCTGCTTGGACGCCGGACGGATATGTCGTTGGTCGCGGGCCATTTCCATGATACCAGAGCCCTCGCCTTGGCGAATACTTGGGCTGCGTTGCAGCAGGGGGTCCGGCGATTCGACTCGTCCGTCGGTGGTCTTGGCGGATGCCCCTTCGCGCCGGGTGCCGCAGGCAATGTCGCGACCGAAGACCTTGTCACGATGTTACATCAGTGTGGCTTTGAAACAGGTATTGATGTTACGAAGCTGCTCAGTACAGTGTCGGCGGTCGAAAAAATGGTGAAACGATCCCTTGGGGGCCGCATGGTACCCTGGATCGAGTCACAGCAGACCGTTGGAGGGAGTTCACGGGTCGGGTCCTGA